The Malus domestica chromosome 13, GDT2T_hap1 genome includes a window with the following:
- the LOC103425033 gene encoding UDP-glucuronate 4-epimerase 1, which translates to MPSALEDELFPSTPGKFKIERSHAMNRQFHRCFASTSTMFLWALFLIALTASYLSFQSFVDSGSRYFSASWGGIQWEKQVRNSAQIHRSGGMSVLVTGAAGFVGTHVSLGLKKRGDGVVGIDNFNSYYDPSLKKARRSLLKTHGVFIVEGDINDNRLLDKLFDTVAFTHVMHLAAQAGVRYAMENPHSYVHSNIAGLVTLLEVCKSANPQPSIVWASSSSVYGLNDNVPFSESDRTDQPASLYAATKKAGEEITHTYNHIYGLSITGLRFFTVYGPWGRPDMAYFSFTRNILQGKPITIYRGKNRVDLARDFTYIDDIVKGCLGSLDTSGKSTGSGGKKRGAAPYRIFNLGNTSPVTVPTLVNILERHLRTKAKKNVVEMPGNGDVPFTHANISLARRELGYKPTTDLQTGLKKFVRWYLSYYGYNHGKPVN; encoded by the coding sequence GCTGTTTCGCCTCCACAAGCACCATGTTCTTGTGGGCCTTATTTCTTATCGCCCTGACGGCGTCCTATTTGAGTTTTCAGAGCTTCGTCGACTCCGGCAGCCGCTACTTCTCCGCCTCCTGGGGCGGCATCCAGTGGGAGAAGCAGGTCCGCAACTCCGCCCAGATCCACCGCTCCGGCGGCATGTCCGTCCTCGTCACCGGCGCAGCCGGTTTCGTCGGAACCCACGTCTCCCTGGGCCTCAAAAAGCGCGGAGACGGAGTCGTCGGAATTGACAACTTCAACAGCTACTACGACCCGTCGCTGAAGAAGGCTCGCCGGTCACTCCTCAAGACCCACGGCGTTTTCATCGTCGAGGGCGACATAAACGACAATCGCCTTCTGGACAAGCTATTCGATACAGTGGCGTTCACCCATGTGATGCATTTGGCGGCTCAGGCCGGCGTCCGGTACGCCATGGAGAACCCCCATTCTTACGTCCACAGCAACATCGCCGGCCTCGTGACGCTTCTCGAAGTCTGCAAATCGGCCAATCCTCAGCCGTCCATTGTTTGGGCCTCGTCCAGCTCTGTCTACGGCCTGAACGACAACGTCCCATTCTCCGAATCAGACCGGACTGACCAGCCGGCTAGCCTCTACGCCGCCACCAAGAAAGCCGGCGAAGAAATTACCCACACTTACAACCATATTTATGGCCTGTCAATTACCGGGTTAAGATTTTTCACTGTGTACGGACCGTGGGGCCGACCCGACATGGCATATTTCTCTTTCACCCGCAACATCCTCCAGGGGAAGCCCATCACCATTTACAGGGGCAAGAACCGGGTGGACTTGGCCCGGGATTTCACGTATATTGACGACATCGTGAAGGGTTGTTTGGGGTCATTGGATACGTCCGGAAAGAGTACCGGGTCGGGTGGGAAGAAGCGGGGAGCGGCGCCGTACCGGATCTTTAATTTGGGGAACACATCACCGGTGACAGTGCCCACACTCGTCAACATCTTGGAGCGGCATTTGAGGACGAAGGCGAAGAAAAATGTAGTGGAGATGCCTGGAAACGGCGACGTTCCGTTCACACACGCGAATATAAGCTTGGCCCGAAGAGAACTCGGGTATAAGCCCACAACCGATTTGCAAACCGGGTTGAAGAAGTTTGTTAGGTGGTACCTTTCGTATTACGGCTACAATCACGGCAAGCCTGTAAAttaa